Proteins from one Gallus gallus isolate bGalGal1 chromosome 17, bGalGal1.mat.broiler.GRCg7b, whole genome shotgun sequence genomic window:
- the LOC121107029 gene encoding zinc finger CCCH domain-containing protein 11A-like translates to MPYRRTEPARPWSGAGQGWKRKASAEADASGLPAKRSLAERQGRSAQCGTAPKREIGAEPNDKIYVKVVQQVHTERACQRAAAQAPHQAGGPLRRAGPSTGGRPSPAVCPRSVSNTLAGCKRKALEEGKPTAAQQPSNKRVRGPSGDGVPAPAAHPGPAAARSSKQRGEKVLWYPPC, encoded by the exons ATGCCATACAGAA GGACGGAGCCTGCGCgtccatggagtggtgctgggcaagGCTGGAAACGCAAAGCCTCCGCAG AAGCTGATGCGAGCGGCCTTCCAGCAAAGCGCAGCCTTGcagaaaggcaaggcagaagcgcccagtgtggcacagcaccaAAGAGAG AGATTGGTGCTGAGCCAAATGACAAAATCTATGTCAAAGTGGTCCAGCAGGTCCATACTGAGAGAGCAtgtcaaagagcagcagctcaggctccACACCAGGCTGGAGGTCCTCTTAGAAgagcaggtcccagcacagggggaagaCCTTCCCCTGCCGTGTGCCCCCGCTCTGTCTCCAACACCCTGGCTGGATGTAAACGCAAGGCCTTGGAGGAAGGGAaaccaacagcagctcagcagccttcCAATAAGAGAGTGAGGGGGCCGAGTGGAGACGGCGTgccggctccagcagcacaccctgggcctgctgctgctcggaGCTCCAAGCAAAGAggtgagaaggtgctgtggtACCCGCCGTGCTGA